Below is a window of Leishmania panamensis strain MHOM/PA/94/PSC-1 chromosome 30 sequence DNA.
CCTGTGGGTACATCGCTCATTGCCACCGCACTTGCCACACTCCTCTCCGCGTCCTCAGCCGCTGTGCTATGCGACGAGTTTGGGCTCTTCAGCAGGGCAAGGAGAACGTCGCGGGTGCGGTAGCAAAGGAAGAACGACGATGAGAAAAGGAACATGAAGGTGATGCAGTTGCAGTCCTCCTTGGCCCACACCATCCCCTCGCCCCGTCTCCTAGAATGCGTTGCCTGTGCCTACGACAtctccaccacccccaccctctcacTCCCATcccacgtctctctctctcttccctcacaGAGATGCATACATATGTGCTGTTGTGTGGGAGTTCGCGTGTGCACGTGACCACCATTCGTGCGGCCAGCACCCTCAATCCGGAGAAATCGCCTccactcgctcgctcgcacACGTTGGCTTCCACCCGGACAAGCGCATTCACATTTGCaaacgggggaggggagcgtgcgagaggagaaaaggggggaagtgtGAAACGAGGCAGAAGAACAGCGGCTAGACATCGCGAAGAgcgggtgggagggggcCACAGGAGTCGCCAGACTcggaggaaggaaaagagaggtgggagggggtggtggcggtggcccTAAATGGGCGAGTGAGCGTATAAACTGGGAtagaagggaagaaaaagaagcaagGAAATACGTGTTGGGTGCGTCCACCGTGACACAACCCGCGTACAGCTGTACAtcgagaagaaaagaggggggagcaacGGCGCGACCACACACCAAAGAACTCGTGCCGATGCCACCGCTAGTGGGACTGTCATTCCACTGCCTAGCGGCGACTTCCTTTGGTGCCCTGCTGACGCGATTTGCGGACCGCGGGTGTCTCTTGGCAGTGGCGCAACGCGTCTAACGCGGCATCGGCGACggtcgacggcggcggcgtcgcgccaCGTCCGACGCAAAACCGAGCgctgacagagagagacgcgccgTGGAGCTCGGCCAGCCGTGtccgcagcgccagcacacgTACAGCTCGCTGGGCCACGAGTAACTGCTGAGCCTTGAGGCCTGCATAGAGGCCCTGCAACTGTGATGCGCTGGCAGGTGGGGCCGCCGAACTGGTGCGGCGAGAACGGGCTAGACTCTTGGTCGACGGCGTGGATAAGATCGACACCGACGAAGGAGGGGCGGTCGCCGCCACAGAGACGCGCCGCTTGTTGGACTGCGGTAACGCCATaccggtggcggcactgTCCTTACCGACTCCTGCTAACAGGGCCGAAGAGAGCCCCTCAGGACTTTCCAGGCCTTTGCGGCTTGCTTCTCTGTACTGGCGGTGCATGTGCGAGTAGCTCGCAAGAGCCTCACGGAGAcgacactgccgctgctgcacctcacgCTCTACGCTCTTCAGCGCGTGTGCATCTTTTTCGAGCGCAGCATCGTGCACATACAGCACGCGGCAGCTGGGAAGCGGTGTGGGACAGCAAGGCGCCACCGTGGACGTTGCCGAATCGCCGCCGACCTCCATCGAAAAGAGGCCTCGAGGGTCCAGCGTTATCACCCCGAGCTCGCAGCGCAGGTGCATCACTGACTCTTCCTCGGCATCTTCGCTATTGCGGTGGCTTGGCGTTCCCGACGGTGGTGCTTCCTgcggcgaggagagagaggagagggctgCGTGCGATGGAAGCTCTCCAGGTGCAGGCCGCATAGTAGCACTGTTTCGACTTGCCGGCCCGCCGCGAGCCGCGTTCGACGCAGCCGCGTCCAGTTGTGCACACAGTGCAACCTCAGCCTCTGAGTACCGGAATGTGTCCTCCACGATGACGCGCAGCACTaccggctgctgcagagcgcaGACGAGGACCTCCGTGAGGGGGAAGCTCACCAAGCATGtagctccgccgccgcctccggcCCCCGCCGCGACACGGGCCGGAATGTAAGGGTCGAGTATGGGTGGTGGCGAAGTTGCTCCGTTGGCGGCAGCCGCGACTCCACCAGTCCTGCGCTGCTTACCCAATGCGGCAGAGGACACAcgcagtggtggtgcgccaGGTGCACCGGTATGCCGACCCGTGTGATGCGTGGATAAGGGTACAGGTGACTCGAGACATACCTCCacagcaacacgcacacaatcTGTGTAGCCGTGAGGCACACCGCTGCGGGAGACACTGGAATCACCCCAGCAGCCTTCTACTGTCACTCGTGACGACACCTCATACAGCGGCGTTAAGGCTCGCTTTCCACCTGCAGAGTTGCTGTTGGTAGAGGCGGATCTGCCGCCGCTATCCCCAGCGGTCCCACTGTGGTGGCGGCCCTtgcggctgccgctcccctgcagagagaaaatggAGGAACTCAGCGATGACGTGAGGAGGGAGCCCACCTGTGTAGGCGTGGCGCGACCGTCACTGGACTCTAATGCCTGCACCGATTTGTCTACACCTGCTAGCTCAAGTAAGAAGtcggaggagggcagcaaaCTATCAGCCGCGCACGACTGTGAGACGGGTTGGAGACTGCTCAGACCTTTCACCGTGACCAGACccagctccgccgccacggTTGTTCGCAGTACCTCATCTGACACAGGTTGCCGCGAGGCCTCCGTGGTCACTACCGAATACAATGTGGAGAGCTGAGGGACTCCGAGGGTCGAGCAGCCTCGTCTCAACGAGTTGTGCAGCTGCGAAGACTGGGTCGGCGAGGTGCTCACACTCAATCGATGCCGCCCCCGAATGCTAGGCAGCGTCGCAGCACTGGCAGGAAAACTGTCGAGCACAGGTCTCCCCGGCGAgtgctccgcagcggcgtcccCATCATCGAGGGTCGGGCGGCCCAaggctctctcctcccctgtgacggcgacgccgtcgaGGCTGTCGAGGTGCACGCAGCCACGCACCACAAGAGTGCGGTAAACGTCCAGAAGCGAGATAGGGTTGCCCTGCAGCGTCACTTCCGTCAGTGACCCCTGCGCGGCGACATCCTGCACTGCAGCCTCCAAATCACTCACGTAGTTGAAGGACATGTTCAAAACACGCAACGAGGGAAGCTGCTGTACAAAGTGCAGGTGCCGCAGGCGGTTATAGGCGAGCCCCAGTGTCGTCAACGACGCGTATACGGCAGGCGGCGTAGCTGAGGGCGGCAAAGGCGGTGACGGACGCGTCGCCTCGAGAAAGCAATCAaggctgcagccgcacacgATTACGACGCGGCAGTGAGGCGGCAGTACGTTCAGCTCCGTCAGTGCTGCGTTACTGTTGAGCCTAATCACCTCCAGCCGCGTGCACTTGCAGAGATCCGCAACAGCGTTGCTCAGACGCCCCTCTGACGCGTTTAGCTCCGTGAAAATGGAGAAAAGAAAGTCAGCCGGTACGTGCGCGGCCTTTTCGGAGGTCATGGCACGGTGCAGCTTCTTCCGCTCCTTGGGCGAGAGAAGCCCCCAGTGATCTGCCAGCGACTCTGCAATGTCAACGAGGCGCAGTAACACAAGGAAGTAGGCGCCGACAGCTGTCCGCAAgcactgcagcgcaagcgggtcacagcgctgcgtcggatTCAAGTCCGTCCACAGAGGTAACACGCCGTCTTCCTCAGCTGTGAGACGCGCACATGCGTTCGCCACCACCAACTCCCGCTCcatcagcgaggaggagctatTGAGGTCATCGGGGGCGCTGGCGGTCAGAAAAGAGTCGTGCTTCGCTGCGTTGCGATTCAGCATGGTAGTaacagcagcggtagcaTCCGAGGCACTCAACTGAGATTTGAAGGGTGGCTTACCTGTCGCCGTCCCTCCGCGCGGAGCGGCAGCCCTCGCGACTATGGTAGTGTGCGGAGATTCGTCGGCGCCAATggcacgtacacgcgcagCCTGCTGGGTGCGAAGTGTCTCGGCCCACTGCTTCAGAACGGGCGATAGAACCGGGTGCACAGCTTCGTGCGCAAAGGTGGCACCGTCGCCAagctggcgccgcagcgctgccccctcctGCTGGATGTGCAGAAAGGCTGACCACGACCGCACCCCGGTGTAGGAGAACAAGATGTCGTTGAGGAAGTCGGCGAGACTGCGCGTGGCGGAGGAAGGTGTCGTGGCATGGCCCAGCGCTGACATGTACGCTGAGTAATTGTAGACATCCTCCAGCTCCGTAGAGGCGAACGTTCCGATGCTGCGAGGCTGCTCACGCATCAAGTCGCACACGGTGGGCACATGTACCGACGCTGAGGTGTTGGCGCACATGTCTCTGCGCTTTGTCTGTGGGTGGGCACGGGTGTACATCTGTGAGTCAGCGATCCAGAGCGTGAGCGAGGTAGGTGCTTGCGTCTCCCAATGTGCGCCGGAACTGCGCCGCTCAGACAACTGCGTCTTGTGTGTTCCACTGAAGAGCAAAATGTGGTGGACAAGTAGGCGCGTGCACGGAGCGGAtgcgagggaggaagaagagaaagagaggcggttATATAGAAAAGAGTCACGGCACAGTCACAGAGAGCGCAATGCGACTTGCACGCCTGCACTCAGTCAACACTACGCTGATCGTGTCAACACTGCACCTGCCTGTGGGCGAGGGCGTGTGTGAGCCACTCTGCCTACTGCGGCTCTGTACCGGATACGCCTCTGGTTGCatgtgtggggtgggggtggcgtgatgcccccccccctgtgtATCGGCACCATCGTGCTTACGCATGTGTCGTTGCCAGTGTGTCAATGCACTTTATTTGTgtcggtgtgggtgtgtggctGGATATGGGAGGTCGgtagagggggaggggaaactGATTGGTCAGGTATGCgtcctgcctccctcctcccttggCGCCCTCTTCACCcgcccgcccacccacccacacgctcCGTCGATTCACCGTTAGCCTCAGATTATCCTGCACGAATAAACAATGCACTTTGCCATCGCACAAAGACAGCCGCCGCCCACACAGAAAAAGGGGCGTAAGAGAGGACAACAACAGGCGCTGGCACTAGaacgagaggaagaggaaagagcgagtGCAAGCTAGCAGAGCTGAAAAGAGCGAAGGGGGGACAGTCTCCCTGTCACCGCTCACAACagtcgccctcctccccggATTTCATCACCAGTCAccgtccctccctctctcaacGCACATATGCACCTATGTCTGCCCTGAGACTGGACACATACCCAACGATGCGGTGCACTTTTTCCGCCTCCAGCTTCGCTGTGAAGCTGTCTGGCACCAGGGTGATGTTCCTCACCACGTCCGCCGAAGGCGCAGGCGTCTGCCCCACTGTGGTGGCGAGTGTGGACCACAAGCGCGACTCGtaccggtgctgcgcctcctccagtaTCTCCCGCACATCGGCGGCCCACTGCTTTACCGGCAGCTTTGCAGCAGGCGTCATCCTCAACAGGGCTGATAAGATGCACGCCTGTGGGTAGAGGAACGCTTCGAAGATACCGGCACTGTACTCTGAGTCGGCGACCAGAGACTTGAGGTAAgtgcgcagctccgcagATGCGTTCGCGGTCTCAGGTGCTGCTTCGCCGAGGGAGTCCACGTAAGCGCGCAGCACACTGGCCAGCGGCTGCACCGCAGGCAAGTACTCGACCGAGACAGACGAGGTGACTAGGCGAGGACTGTACAAGACTGGGGTGTCTGCCGTCGAagccgcaccgctgcctgcgTGCGAGTTCTTTCCTTTGCGCGACCTGCTCGCCTGGCCTGCGGTGTGGCGATGGGCGCTGACAGCTGCCATGTCGTGCAGAAGGAAGATGGAGGCGAGTAGCTGACGGCTACGGCGCACTTGCCACATCCGCGACGGCACGGAAACGAGAGACTCGGTGAGCTGCTGGACAGTGGTAGAGTGGATGTTGCCCAGCACCATCGACTTGGCGACAACCCAATCCGTGTTGTCAATAAGTGTGTCGGCTGCTCCAGTGGCGCTCAGGCGCTCCCACGCTGCCCACAGCGCCTCGGCATGCGTCTTTAAAGTCTCGTTCACGTCCTTCTGAGTCTGGCACCCACACAGCGCAGAAGTGAACGCGTTGGCCGGGCACTGCCAGCGATAGAGCGAGTTGGCCTGTGCCGCTTCGAAGCGATGTACATCCTGCATGGCTGGCCAAGACGTGTAGTTGAACACCTTGGCACGCAGCAGGCTGCAGTCTCTCTCCTGCAGGCTGTAGTAGTCCTCTGCCCAGCCGTCCCAGTTCGTAACATCCTCCAGTGCAAGCCCAGTCAGCAGCGGCCAGTACCCCAAATGCGCCATCGTGTCACGCTGGACGTTCTTGAAAGCGAgctgatgcagcgccgcacactCAGTGAGGCCGAGCAGGTTCGCAAAGCACACCGCGTAGATGAGCCACGTTGGGTTGTTCATGCGGCGGTCCACGATGCTCATCAAGTCGAGGCCCTCGACGAGGTATGAGTAGTCTGGAGAATCCTTGCCAGCGAAGTGACAGCGCAGGGCAATGTTCAAGGCGACGGTGATGTACCCGTCACACAATCCCTCCTCACTCCACGCAAGGCTCTCGGAGAGGTGTCTGCTGCTTTGGTAGGCCTCCACGCATTCATGGAACAGCGCGCGAGCCTCGCCTGCGGCTGGGGTCGTCTCCCACGATCCCACAAGGCACCGCAGGCCGAGAATACGACGCGTGTGCTTGTCTACCTCATCTCTCGCTGACGCGGAACCAGAAGAGCGTGACCACTCGTACACGCCCGCCGCGATCGCCGGTGTAAGGAAGGTGGAGATGTCAAGGTAGCAGCTGGGCTTGGAGTAGAAGCGTTCCACATACGCCATCACGCGTGCCTGCATGTACGTTGACTGAAGTGAGTGCAGCAGGTCCAGCTCCGCAAGGTAGGAGCCACGCCGATGCTTATTCGGATGCTTTGACACCTCCAGCTCTTGCAACTGGCGTGCgagctgcactgcctctTCCAGTGAGTGATGTGCCATGGTGCAGTCGATCGTGGTGCGCATCTCTGGTACAGGACCGAGCACCTCCAACACAGAAGTCGCACTCCCCCCTTGGTCGGTGCCAACGCCAGCGACAGGCACCAGTGTGTCCTTGTAGATGGTGAAGGAAGTCCAGTTATCGCTCTCCTGACTCCAGAGATGTCGCGCCACCGCATTCGCCGCCGAGACCTGCCCCGCTTTCTGAAGCATCCGTGCCAGCGTCTCCAGCCGCGTCGCGAGAAGACCAATCTTTGCCGCGCGCTCACTTAGCAGAAAGCCAACGGCAGTGGCGTACTGGCCCTGTTGCGCGAGGACGTCGACGTAGGTCTGCACTGTCGACGGCACAACATGCCCTTTCTCTGTCAGCACGGCCGCGTCCAGTAGCTTTGTTGAGAGCTTCAGTAGCATGTGGTCGGAGCTGCCGGCcggcacctgcgccagcATCGCCTGCACCATCCACACTTGGTACTTGGGGTCGCTGTACTGTCGATACAGCTGCATGGCTATTTGCTGAACCTTTGCATACGCACCCATGCGGGTGTACGTCTGCACTAGGTTTTCAGAGATTTGTCGCTCATTCTGCAACGCTCTCAAGCGCTCGTACGTGGATGCAAGTGCgtcccagcagcagcaatttTGCAGGACATGTACAAGCGCGTTCACGGCCTTCGGCTTCGTGATGTTCCTCCTGCTCAAGGCAATTGCCTTGGTTTTTGCAAGGTGGTagttgccgctgcgcatcacGACGAGCGCCTCAGCCGCGAGGAGGGTGTCGTCATCAGGGAActtctgcagcgccgtctccaGCGCCCCCTCCGCCTGACTGATCTGGCGTGCATCGATCAGGTCGAAGATGCGCACCGCAGTGCGCTCGGCATCCATTACAGCCCGTGATGCGCCTGCCTGTGCGTATGCGTCTGTAGCGGCTGGGAAAGCGCAGACGGCGCGGCGCGGTGTATCGCGATGTATCGCGATGGGCTTTTCACTCTCGTGCGTAGTCTCgcgctgtgtgtgtcacCCTTCGTTCAGCTAGGTAGTAGGTTGATCTACGCACTTGCTTTGGTTGTCTTTCACGTAGCGCAACCA
It encodes the following:
- a CDS encoding hypothetical protein (TriTrypDB/GeneDB-style sysID: LpmP.30.0530), producing MCANTSASVHVPTVCDLMREQPRSIGTFASTELEDVYNYSAYMSALGHATTPSSATRSLADFLNDILFSYTGVRSWSAFLHIQQEGAALRRQLGDGATFAHEAVHPVLSPVLKQWAETLRTQQAARVRAIGADESPHTTIVARAAAPRGGTATGKPPFKSQLSASDATAAVTTMLNRNAAKHDSFLTASAPDDLNSSSSLMERELVVANACARLTAEEDGVLPLWTDLNPTQRCDPLALQCLRTAVGAYFLVLLRLVDIAESLADHWGLLSPKERKKLHRAMTSEKAAHVPADFLFSIFTELNASEGRLSNAVADLCKCTRLEVIRLNSNAALTELNVLPPHCRVVIVCGCSLDCFLEATRPSPPLPPSATPPAVYASLTTLGLAYNRLRHLHFVQQLPSLRVLNMSFNYVSDLEAAVQDVAAQGSLTEVTLQGNPISLLDVYRTLVVRGCVHLDSLDGVAVTGEERALGRPTLDDGDAAAEHSPGRPVLDSFPASAATLPSIRGRHRLSVSTSPTQSSQLHNSLRRGCSTLGVPQLSTLYSVVTTEASRQPVSDEVLRTTVAAELGLVTVKGLSSLQPVSQSCAADSLLPSSDFLLELAGVDKSVQALESSDGRATPTQVGSLLTSSLSSSIFSLQGSGSRKGRHHSGTAGDSGGRSASTNSNSAGGKRALTPLYEVSSRVTVEGCWGDSSVSRSGVPHGYTDCVRVAVEVCLESPVPLSTHHTGRHTGAPGAPPLRVSSAALGKQRRTGGVAAAANGATSPPPILDPYIPARVAAGAGGGGGATCLVSFPLTEVLVCALQQPVVLRVIVEDTFRYSEAEVALCAQLDAAASNAARGGPASRNSATMRPAPGELPSHAALSSLSSPQEAPPSGTPSHRNSEDAEEESVMHLRCELGVITLDPRGLFSMEVGGDSATSTVAPCCPTPLPSCRVLYVHDAALEKDAHALKSVEREVQQRQCRLREALASYSHMHRQYREASRKGLESPEGLSSALLAGVGKDSAATGMALPQSNKRRVSVAATAPPSSVSILSTPSTKSLARSRRTSSAAPPASASQLQGLYAGLKAQQLLVAQRAVRVLALRTRLAELHGASLSVSARFCVGRGATPPPSTVADAALDALRHCQETPAVRKSRQQGTKGSRR
- a CDS encoding hypothetical protein (TriTrypDB/GeneDB-style sysID: LpmP.30.0540), with product MDAERTAVRIFDLIDARQISQAEGALETALQKFPDDDTLLAAEALVVMRSGNYHLAKTKAIALSRRNITKPKAVNALVHVLQNCCCWDALASTYERLRALQNERQISENLVQTYTRMGAYAKVQQIAMQLYRQYSDPKYQVWMVQAMLAQVPAGSSDHMLLKLSTKLLDAAVLTEKGHVVPSTVQTYVDVLAQQGQYATAVGFLLSERAAKIGLLATRLETLARMLQKAGQVSAANAVARHLWSQESDNWTSFTIYKDTLVPVAGVGTDQGGSATSVLEVLGPVPEMRTTIDCTMAHHSLEEAVQLARQLQELEVSKHPNKHRRGSYLAELDLLHSLQSTYMQARVMAYVERFYSKPSCYLDISTFLTPAIAAGVYEWSRSSGSASARDEVDKHTRRILGLRCLVGSWETTPAAGEARALFHECVEAYQSSRHLSESLAWSEEGLCDGYITVALNIALRCHFAGKDSPDYSYLVEGLDLMSIVDRRMNNPTWLIYAVCFANLLGLTECAALHQLAFKNVQRDTMAHLGYWPLLTGLALEDVTNWDGWAEDYYSLQERDCSLLRAKVFNYTSWPAMQDVHRFEAAQANSLYRWQCPANAFTSALCGCQTQKDVNETLKTHAEALWAAWERLSATGAADTLIDNTDWVVAKSMVLGNIHSTTVQQLTESLVSVPSRMWQVRRSRQLLASIFLLHDMAAVSAHRHTAGQASRSRKGKNSHAGSGAASTADTPVLYSPRLVTSSVSVEYLPAVQPLASVLRAYVDSLGEAAPETANASAELRTYLKSLVADSEYSAGIFEAFLYPQACILSALLRMTPAAKLPVKQWAADVREILEEAQHRYESRLWSTLATTVGQTPAPSADVVRNITLVPDSFTAKLEAEKVHRIVGYVSSLRADIGAYVR